CAATTTTACGCCGCCCCAGTGATGCATTATTACTCCGGCCAGTGGTGTACTTTTGCTCCGGCGTTGACAACTGTCCAAGGGCCGCGGCTCATGGACCACGGGGGCTTTTTTGGACGCCCGGGTCATGCGCACTTGGGGACTTCATTGGGATTTGTTGGAAAGGGACCCGGATCCCCGCATATTTAGCCAAGCATCTATGCTGCTTTGACGCAGCGGCACGAATGTGGCGTTTGCGAGAGTGGAAATCTATCGGCGCTACCCAGCGGAAATCCACATCACAAGCGCCCTGAAATCAGTCACGGTGGTTGCCATATGGTTGCCAGAAAAAAATGGCCTATTAGGGTATTTTTATAAATAGTTGATTATAAATGATAAAATGGTGGGCGCAACAGGACTCGAACCTGTGACCCGCTGATTAAGAGTCAGCTGCTCTACCAACTGAGCTATGCGCCCGCCGACGCTGGATATCGCAAAGCACTAGGCCTTTGTCAACCAGCCAGCGGCCTTGGCAGTTCGGCGTTTGAAGGGGTTCCAATAACAAAGTCGTAAATCAAGGCTAGGCGCGGATGTGATGCAGCCGTCGGCCAATCTGTACGTCGCGATGTATGTAGACATTGAGCACCAAGCCAAAACCGAACAGCAGCGTCAACATGGCGCTGCCGCCGTACGAAATGAGCGGCAACGGCACACCGACAATCGGCACCAATCCCATCACCATTGCCATATTGATGAAAATGTAGAGGAAGAAAGTTGCGATGACGCCCATTCCTAACATGCGGCCGAACTGACTGTTGCAGCGCAGCGAAACTACGGTGCCGTAAGCTATCAAGGCGAAGTACAGCAGAAGGAGAGCGATGCCGCCGACCAGGCCGAACTCCTCGGCCAGCATGGTGAAGACGAAATCGGTTTGCTTCTCAGGTAGAAAATTAAGATGGCTCTGAGTGCCGCCCAAAAAGCCCTTACCGAATATACCGCCTGAACCGAAGGCGATTTTTGATTGCATGATATGATAGCCGGCGCCAAGCGGGTCGCTCTCGGGGTTAATGAAAGTGAGAATTCGGGTTTTTTGATAGTCGCGTAAGAACTGCCAGGCCACAGGGATAGCGCCAATAAGCCCAACAAAAGCGACGCCCAGTTTCCACAATTTAAGACCAGCAAGAAACAGCATCATGGCGCCGCTGGTGACGAGCAACGCTGCCGTGCCTAAGTCAGGCTGGCGTAGAACGAGTGCCGCCGGCGCAAGGATCAAGATGAGCGGTGGTATGAGGGCCGTATTACGCTTCATATCTTCGATCGCTACCGTGTGAAAATAGCGCGCCAACGCCATGACCAGCGCGATTTTCATTATTTCTGAAGGCTGAAGCTGGAGCGGGCCGATATCCACCCAGCGCTGGGCGCCCATCGCCGAGTCGCCTATCAACTCCACACCGACGAGAAGTGCAAAGGCGCCAGCATAGATAAAATAGGCCGATTTAAGCCAGAACCGGATATCCACCAGCGCCGTGCCGAACATGATGACCAGGCCAAAGCCGAAGCGGATAATCTGGCGTGCCGCCCAGGGCTCCATATCCCCGCCAGCGGCCGAATAAAGCATGGCGAA
This window of the Pseudomonadota bacterium genome carries:
- the rodA gene encoding rod shape-determining protein RodA → MAVHESFDGGRTGMSLLDRVLQINLILVLLICLPALVGFAMLYSAAGGDMEPWAARQIIRFGFGLVIMFGTALVDIRFWLKSAYFIYAGAFALLVGVELIGDSAMGAQRWVDIGPLQLQPSEIMKIALVMALARYFHTVAIEDMKRNTALIPPLILILAPAALVLRQPDLGTAALLVTSGAMMLFLAGLKLWKLGVAFVGLIGAIPVAWQFLRDYQKTRILTFINPESDPLGAGYHIMQSKIAFGSGGIFGKGFLGGTQSHLNFLPEKQTDFVFTMLAEEFGLVGGIALLLLYFALIAYGTVVSLRCNSQFGRMLGMGVIATFFLYIFINMAMVMGLVPIVGVPLPLISYGGSAMLTLLFGFGLVLNVYIHRDVQIGRRLHHIRA